The Lytechinus pictus isolate F3 Inbred chromosome 10, Lp3.0, whole genome shotgun sequence genome includes a window with the following:
- the LOC135155764 gene encoding variable charge X-linked protein 3B-like: protein MTPHPYFMPSGHTHNMTPHPYFMPSGHTHNMTSSPSFTPLSGSLPPSWSGGQANLPNGPLHPDDLPQNSSDGLHPPRSPATCSEGHCLPNDQSLAQPHDDQSLAQPPDDDQPLAQPPEDDQPLAQPPEDDQPLAQSLDDDQPLAQPPEDDQPLAQPLDDDQTLVQPPRDDQPLMVPSGRDQSSTASPSAENRTLILHPREGNQPTIRTRSGRSVKKPSRYKDYEQ from the coding sequence ATGACCCCTCATCCTTACTTCATGCCTAGTGGTCATACTCACAATATGACCCCTCATCCTTACTTCATGCCTAGTGGTCATACTCACAATATGACCTCTAGTCCTTCCTTCACACCTTTGTCTGGCTCCCTCCCACCATCTTGGAGTGGAGGCCAGGCAAACCTCCCTAATGGTCCTCTCCATCCCGACGATCTACCCCAAAACTCTTCAGACGGACTACATCCACCCCGTAGTCCAGCCACTTGCTCTGAGGGACATTGCCTACCTAATGACCAATCCTTGGCTCAACCTCATGATGACCAATCCTTGGCTCAACCCCCGGATGATGACCAACCCTTGGCTCAACCCCCGGAAGATGACCAACCCTTGGCTCAACCCCCGGAAGATGACCAACCTTTGGCTCAATCCCTGGATGATGATCAACCCTTGGCTCAACCCCCAGAAGATGACCAACCTTTGGCTCAACCCCTGGATGATGACCAAACCTTGGTTCAACCTCCCCGCGATGACCAACCCCTGATGGTACCCTCTGGAAGAGACCAATCATCTACCGCATCTCCTTCTGCGGAAAATCGAACTTTGATTTTACACCCGAGAGAAGGAAATCAACCCACTATAAGAACTAGATCTGGTCGCTCTGTTAAGAAACCATCAAGATATAAAGACTATGAACAATAA